The Saprospiraceae bacterium genomic interval AAGATTCGGGAATGATAGCAGGCGATGCATTGATGTGCTCTCTACCCAAAGAAGGCATTAAAGAAATTTATACCTACCTCTTGCAGCAGAATTACTTTCTAGAGGGTCTTAGCTTTAGTATTCTAAACCGGGATATTGTTTTGTCTTTGCAGGTATTCGACCATTCTTTCAAACCCGAGAACGGCCAGCAAATGTTCAATCTTTTGTTCGATAAAGCCAATGAGTACGACGACATCCTGGTCAAAACTTACGGAGCGGTAGCCCGTGTGGATTAAGACTTTAGGTATATAAGTTTTTTAAATTTATTAAAAATTATGAAAATGGGAATATTATTTGCTGGAAAGGCCGTAAATTTATCCTCTTATATTGTAGTAGGTATGATGCGATTATTGGCTTTATTTGTCTTATTGATCAGCCTGAACCTTAATGCTCAGGACATCCACTTTTCTCAATTTTACATGTCTCCAACCAATTTGAATCCGGCGATGACCGGCGTTATGAATTGTAAAATGAGATTTGTTGCAAATTACAGAAACCAGTGGGCCCCTATTTTGGGGTTTGCAAATTCATTTAACACCTATAATTTATCATTTGACCAGAAGATACCCGTAGGCAGGTACGATTATTTCGGATTTGGGGGCACATTTTGGGGTGATAAAGCAGGTTCACTGGATTTCAGCACCATTCAATTCAAATTGTCGGGTTCTTACAGTAAAAGAATGTCGGGAACAAGGACATCCTCAAACTATTTGGTTTTTGGAGCAGAAGCCGGCCTGAATCAAAGGGGTGTTAAATTTCACAACGCCATCTGGGGGAACCAGATCACGACCAATGGACCCGATCCCAATATTCCGGGAGATCCGGCAATTTTTGACCCCAGCTTTTTATTTGCCGATGTTTCGGTCGGGGTATTGTGGTTCAGCGTATTGGATAAACACAACAACTTTTATGTAGGGGGGGCTTTAAGTCACTTGAACGAGCCTCTGCAGAACAATATTGAAGAAGGCACACCGGGTTATATTCCTGCTCCGCTTTATTCAAAATTAACCATTCATGGGGGTGGAGTTTTCCGGCTCAACAGAAGAAGCGCTATCATACCTGGTTTTGTTACATTTTTTCAGGGCCCATCGTTTCAGCTTAATCTCGGAACCAGCTTCCGTTTTGGCTCCGGTCAATCCAGAACAAACGAAAGTTCTTTCCAGTTAGGATTATGGTCCCGTTTGGCTAATAAATATAAAGATCCCGCTTCTACCGGCATTCACATGGATGCATTAATTCTTTCCGCAAGATTTGATTACCAGAAGTATGGATTTGGATTGAGCTATGATATCAATACTTCCAGTTTGCGCAATGCCAATGCAGGAAACAACTCATTTGAATTGTCCTTCATTTATAACATTTGCGGACCTGAAAGAAGAGGAATTTATTGTCCGAATTTTTAAAGAATTCAGTAAAATATTAAATACAAAGCCCTTTTAATCGAAGGGCTTTTGTTTTTATACACGGCAAAAGTGTCATTTTTTAGTACTTTTGTTATCTACCAAAAGCAATAGATTATGTTTGGGAATAAGAGTTCAAAAGAAGAAGCTGCGAGAACTGTGACCGGAAGTCCAACTCCACAAGGGGCGCTCAACAGCCTGGTTACAGGCACTGTTGTAGAAGGAAGTGTACAAGCCGAAAGCGACATTCGCGTTGATGGCTATTTAAAAGGTACCTTGATATGCAAAGGAAAGGTTATTATTGGCCCTAAAGGAACCATTGAAGGGGAAATCAAAGCCCAAAATGCAATGATTGAAGGTCGTTTTAAAGGCGTTCTCCATATCGAAGATCTTTTACAGGTGAAAGAAACGGCTTTGGTCGACGGTGAGATCAATACCGACAAACTCGCTGTAAGTCCTGGTGCGAAGTTTAATGTAACTGCTAAAATGCATTCGTCACCTAAAACAAGTCCTTCCAATTCGGTCAATCCGGTGATCAAGCCGGACACTATAAAAATGTAAGTTAGCAGACCGGAAATGAGTCGATACGATCTAAAAGGCAACAAAGTATTGAGGTATTCCGGTTTAGCCACTCAAATTTTTATTTCCATTGCTTTGGCTGCCTGGCTCGGAAAATGGTTAGATCATAAAATGGAATTAACCAAACCTCTGTGGTCTGCAGGCCTCAGTATGCTTATGTTGATTATGCAAATAGTATGGTTGAATTACGACCTCAAAAAACTGGATAAATGAAAGCCGGAAAATTTTATTTATGGCTTGTCATTACTGCTGTTTCCAGTTTTGCAATTAGCAGTATATTAAAAAGACCGGAACATCCCCAAAACATTATGGCTGCCCAAATTATCCTGGTTGTTTTTTTTATTCTATTCACGTTGAGCATGTTTTATATTGCCAGAATCGCCATTCAGTCAACCAATCCTTACCTGTTTACCCGGGTGTTTATGGTTTCCGTATTTTTTAAAATTATACTCTTGTCTCTATTGGTTTTTAGCCTGGTCAAGCTATTGGTTTTGGTTCCGAAACAGTTGGCGGTTCCTTTGGGAGTCAGTTATCTCTTGTTTACGATATATGAAACCTGGGTTTTGATGAAATTGTCGAAAGGAGGGTAAGATGTCCTGGAACATGGGCGATAGCTGGATGAAAAAATAAGCCGGAAGCTGAAAGCCTAAAGCCCGAAGGGACGCAGAGAAGGATGAAGTCCGGAGGGTTTTTTGGTTATGAACTGTATTTGAAAAGAAAATAATTTTCTAAATTATACAATCCCATTTTTCGAGTTAAACCTAAGAAAATGAGCTATTTATATTATTTTTTTGTTTAAGAATTGAAAAATTAAGTTGCTTTTGTTATCTTTGCGCTCCTTAAAATTCAGGCATTTATGGCAAATCACCAGTCGGCATTAAAGAGAATTCGACAAAATATCGTAAGAAGGATAGCAAATCGCTATTTCAAGAAGACAACCCGTACTGCAATCAAGAAGTTGAGAGATATGCAGTCCAAGGCGGAAGCCAGTAAATTCTTACCCAGGGTTGTAAGTATGGTTGATAAACTGGCGAAAAACAATACCTGGCATAAAAACAAGGCTGCAAACATTAAAAGTAGCCTTATGGGACATGTCAGTCATTTAAAATAATGAAATTATTAGCCAATTTGTAAAAAAATCGTGCATTGAACACCAATGCACGATTTTTTTTTAATAAGTTTGATCTTTATTAAATCTGAAATATGACCAGGCAACGAATTAAAGATGCAGCTATACTCTTGTTCAACCAGAATGGGTTTGGCGGTGCTTCCATGCGAGATATAGCTCAGAAAGCAGGAATCGAAGCTGCAAGTATATATAACCATTTTGCGTCCAAGCAGGACTTGCTGCATGGCATCTGTTCTGAAACCCTGAAGCCATTGATACAAGGTCTTCAGGAAAGTATGGCTGCTCAAAAAAATGCGGCTGCTCAGCTGGAAGCCTATCTGAAATATTTTGTATCCTACCAGACGGAGAACTGGTCTGCCATGCAGGCTACTTTTACTGAAGGTCGTCATCTCGAAGGCAATTTTGACAAAGCGTATAAAAAGCAGATCAAATCTTTGGAAGACCTTCTGGCAGATGTCTTGCGTAAAGGTGCGTCTGCAAAAAAACTCAATAGTTTTGATACTGAAATGGCCAGCCAATCGATTTTGGGTGCTTTGCGCTGGAAACATCAGACAGCAGCTAAAGGATCTAAACTCATGGGCGACCAGGCCCAGCATGTTGTGCGTCTGATCCTGGATGGTTTGCATAAAAGATAAAAAATTTTATTGCATTCCCATACTGGTTTTCTCACTCTTGAATCTTTGGCCAAAGCCGGCCGATTTAATCGGTGGATGTATGATTCCATACACCCATGGGTACAATCCCCTGTGCTTGAAATTGGAAGTGGAATCGGCAATATTTCATCCTGCCTGCTCGAAGAACATACGGATGTTAGCCTTTCCGAATTTGACCAGACTTATATAAACACCTTACAAAAAAGATTTCAGGGACATCCTGGCCTCAAAGCCATCATGGAACTGGATTTGGTTCACCCCGATTTTGATACATGGTACCATCCTCTTTTAGGTCGATACAATTCATTGGTTGCAACCAATGTGCTTGAACACATTTGTCAAGATGAGGAAGCCATTGTCAATGCATTGAAATTATTAAAGCCGGGCGGACATTTCGTCATGTTGGTACCTGCTATTCCTGCTTTATACAACCGGCTAGACAGCCACTTGGGGCATTGCAGAAGATATAGAATGAAGGAAATTGTTTCCAAATTTAGGGGCCAGAATGGAAGCATTCAGAGTGTAAGCTATTTTAATAAAACCGGAACTTTGGCCTGGCTGGTCTCCGGCACTTTATTGAATAGTAAATACATTAAACCCTGGCAGGTAAATTTATTCGATAAAATGGTGCCTTTCAGTAAATACCTGGAAACCATACTCCCGTTAAAGTTTGGTCTGTCTATTCTCGTTGTGTTCCGTAAATAATTAACTGTACATTTTAAACCGGGCAATTCCTTTTCTTTGTAAGAAATGTTGAAAACTCACTTTAAGGACTCCCAGACCATAAGTCACACTTCTGCTGAAATTGATGGACGATGCTTCTTCAAAATATTTTGTTGGACAACTGATTTCAGCAATAGCGTATTTTTTATAAATAATCTGAGATAACATTTGGTTATCAAAAACGAAATCATCTGAGTTTAAATTGAATTGAATATTTTCCAAAACGGCTCTGGAAAAAGCTCTGTACCCGGTGTGATATTCTGAAAGTTTGTAATCGACCATCCAATTTTCGAATAGGGTAAGCATCCTGTTAAAAATATATTTATAATAAGGCATACCCCCTTTTAAAGCTCCCTTTCCAAGTATCCGTGAACCTAAAACAACGGGGTAAAGTTCATCGCCAATGAGATTAATCATGCTGGGAATCAGTTTTGGAGTGTATTGGTAATCGGGATGCAACATAATGATGATATCAGCGCCAAGTTCAAGCGCTTTATTGTATAAAGTTTTTTGATTGCCTCCATAGCCTAGATTTTTTTCATGCCGGATGCAATGATGAATGTCCAGTTTTTTTGCAAGCTCGAAAGTTCCATCATGACTGGCATCATCGCATAGAATGAGTTCATCGACAAGATTCATCGGGATTTCCGCCAAAGTCTTTTGAAGAGTCAGCGCTGCATTGTATGCAGGCAGGACTACAACAACTTTTTTTTGATTGTACATGAATAAATTAATTCTGTGGTGTTTCCGGAATGCTGTTTGATTCTGGTTCGGTTTTACCTTGTTCAATCATTCCAAATCTCTTCAGTTGTCTGTACCACTTCAAACATTTTTTCATATCTTTTGCATGCACCCGATATCGGTCGTATTCAGGAATCAGCAATTCGAAATAAGATTTATACTGGGCATCTGCATCTTTTTCTTCAGGCAGTGGAGTGTTATGTTCTGCATCTAAAAACCGCTGATATACTTCCTTCAGGGGAATATTATCCGACAATGTATAAATTCCAATGGATTCCAGCGGTGAAAATTGGTGGGTTCTTGAAGAGAAAAAGTTGGATTTACCGGATTCAAGGTCTTCCAAAATCAGTCCGTTGGATTTCGAAGCTATCATTTTAAATAAGGAACCCGAACCACTTACTGCAACTATATGATCAATTTGTACCATGGTATAAATTTGTAGGTGCAAATATCCTTTTTTTGGATTAATTTGAATGATATTTAATAATTCGATAAGATAGTTTAGCCTTCATATTGAAATAATTGGAAAAATTCACATGGAATTATCTTAAAATTATTCAAATTCACCATTTATCAGGATATTGACCAGTTTAACAAACCGATGTTTCTTGATAATTTCGTTTGGAATTGACGATATTTGCCTCATCATTGCTGACATCGATTCCTAAATTTCAGCAAAGGTTACAATTATGGAATTTGCAATTATTATGGGTCTGATCCTGTTAAACGGGATATTTTCACTTTCTGAAATGGCCCTTGTATCATCCCGGCGATTCAAACTCGAGCAAGCAAAAAAGAAGGGAATACCTGGCGCACAGGCAGCCCTTGCACTCTCGGATAATCCAACGCGGTTTCTTTCAACAGTACAGATCGGAATAACTTTAATAGGGATATTATTGGGTGTGTACAGCGGTGAAAATCTGACCCGGGATGTTGCTGAATTTATTGCAGGCATTCCTGTTTTCCAGCCCTATGCTTATCAGATTTCGATAGGACTCATCGTTATTCTCGTGACGTATCTTTCTATTGTTTTCGGAGAATTGCTTCCCAAGAGAATTGGAATGGCTTATCCTGAAACGCTTGCTGTCTTTTTTGCGAAGCCCATGGGAATTGTAGCCAGTATTACTGCGCCATTTGTCTGGTTGCTTGCTGCTTCGAATGATTTGATACTAAATTTGTTTGGGATCAAAAAAACCAGCGACAGTAAAGTATCCGAAGAGGAAATAAAATCCATCATCAAGGAAAGTGCACAGGGAGGTGAAATACAGGATATCGAGCAAAATATTGTTGAACGGGTTTTTGAATTGGGAGACCGGAAAGTAAATACTTTATTTACGCACCGCAGCGATATGGTTTATTTCGACTCTCGGGACGATTGGGAAACTGTAAAGTCAAAAATAAATGAAGAAAAACACTCCGCATATCCCGTATGCGATGATAATGACATTGACAACATTGTCGGTATTGTTTTGTTGAAGGATTTATTTTTACCTTCATCGGATAAGAAATTTGATCTGCGCGATTACCTGAAAGAACCTCTTTATTTCAACGAAAATATGTATGCCTATAAAATATTAGAGTTCTTTAAACAAAAGCAAATGCATTATGGGATCGTTGTAGATGAATACGGCGCTACGATGGGAATTGTAACTATGGATGATGTTGTTGATGCATTGGTTGGCGATGTGACCGAACTGGACCAGGAGGAATATCAGATCATTGCCCGCGATGAAAAAAGCTGGTTGGTTGATGGCCAATATTCAGTAATCGATTTTATTAAATATTTTGGACTGGAACTCGAAGATAATTTTTTGGATCAATACACAACCGTTGCTGGTCTAATTATTCATCTCAGTGGAACCTTGCCTAAAGTTGGAGATAAATTTGTCATCGAACCATACGAAATGGAAGTTATTGATAAAGACGGACAGCGGGTAGATAAAATACTGGTGACGAGGAAATAGATTTCAGTTTTCAGTTTTCAGTTCTCAGTTAGCGGTTGTTAGTTTGCAGATGTTAGTTGTTCGTTGTTGGGTGAAAATATTTTTGATTTCAGGGATCAATTCTCTTTTAATCGAACTTTACCAAAAGCCCAAAAGCCCAAAAGCCCAAAAGCCTACAAGCCTAAAAGCCTACATGCCTAAAAGCCACCTTTCTCTCAGCCCCTTATTTTTCAATTCTGATCCTGGCATCAACAGCAATCAATCGCGCACCATTGCCTTTGAGGGGGTTTACATCCAATTCTGCAATTTCGGGCGCTAGATGGACCAACGACGCTACCCTTTTAATGACGTCTGCAAAAACATGTTCATTCACTCCGGGTCTGTTCCTGTAACCTTTAATTATTTTGTAAGCCTTTAAAGAATGTATCATTTCATGAGCTTCTTCATCGTTTAGTGGAGCAAGTCCATTCGCTACATCATTGATCACTTCAAGGAAAATACCACCAAGGCCGCATAGAACGAGATGCCCAAACTGACCTTGTCTGACTGCTCCACAAAATAATTCTTCGCCGTCAATCATTTCCTGAAGCTGAACAGCAATTACCTCCCTTTTCGATAATAACTTTTCGTATCCGGCAGCCAATTGTTCTTTTGATTGTAGATTTAACAGGACTCCTCCGGATTCTGTTTTATGGACTGGGCCTACGGCTTTGAGAACCATGGGGTAATTCATTTTTTCTGAAGCTGCAAGCAAAGTTTCCAGGCTGTAACATACTATGGTTTCGACCATTTGAATCCCTGCGGCCATGAGTAATTCCCTGGTTTGCAGAGGATCCAGATATCCATTGTCCAGTTGTGAAACCAGACTTCTGATCGTTGCCGTTTCCATAGGAACCAGATGAGTCATACCAAAGGTAGGTTGGGGACTGAAATAAGCAAAAGGTAATGCTTTTCCAAGGGTTACTTCATCCGGAAAATTCACATGATGTTTTGATAAAAATTCTTCAATTTCAGATTTTGCATTGATCAAGGATGGTAAAACGGGATAGATGGGCTTATTGCATCCTTCAATTTTTTGATGGATACGCATGTAAACGTCACTAACACTTGTTAGTAGTCCCGGACTTCCAAAGACGACGATCATCCCATCAACTTCCTTTTCATTTTCACAATAATCGATAATTGCCGAAAGTTGTTCGCCTGTTCCGGTTGCTAAAAAATCTATGGGATTGGATACGGAGGATCCCGGATTCAATTTGGAGAGCAACTTTTGTGTATCTTCATTGGCCAGCCTAGGTACTTTTAATCCGCCGGATGTGAGTGTGTCGGTAAGCATGACGGCACTCCCTCCCGCATGTGTAATGATAGCCAGATTTGGTCCATTCAGATGTTTTGTTTGAAAAATACAACCGAGATATATCAACTCATCCCTGCTGCTGCAATAAACGACTCCTGATTTTTTGAATAACGCTCTTATCAAAATGTCTGAAGTTGCCAGCGCTCCGGTATGCGATGATGCGGCCCTTTGGCCTGCCTCGGAGTAACCCGATTTAATGGCAGCTATTTTACAACCCTTTCTCACCAAAGATGCAGCATGTTTCATGAATTTGAATGGATTGTTGATGCTTTCCAGGTAGAGCAATTTTATGGGCGGACTATCATCCTGATGATTCTGGTCCATGTGCTCCAACAAATCTTCAGCGCTGGTTTGTCCGCCGTTGCCAATGGAGTATATATTTGAAAAACGCAACCCGGCAGCCATGCCGGCTTCCATGATAAAGACTGCGGTGGCCCCCGAGCTCGAAATCAATTCACATCCACGAGGATCAAATTCCGGAACCGGTAGTGTAAAAACAGCTTTGTAATAATTATTGATGACGCCAATGCAATTGGGACCAATCATGGTTCCACCGGCTTCATCTACAGCCTTTGCGATTTGAGCTTCTAAAGCTTTTCCCTCGGAATCACTTTCTGCAAATCCAGCAGAAAAAATGATAAAAGCTTTTGTGCCCTTGTTCAGAAGCTGGGTAACCACATGCAAACAATTGTTAGCCGGGATTGAAATAATCGCCAGGTCTACCGGAGGTAATTGTTCTACCTGTTGAATGTGTTCGACACCTGCTATATGGATCGGGTGCTTGTTGACCCCATATAGCTTTCCTTTAAAATGGCCATTTATTAAGTTGGCAATGACCTTTCCTCCTGGTTTTACAGTATTTTCAGATGCACCAATGACGGCAATACTTCTGGGTTCAAGGAGCTGTT includes:
- a CDS encoding PorP/SprF family type IX secretion system membrane protein → MMRLLALFVLLISLNLNAQDIHFSQFYMSPTNLNPAMTGVMNCKMRFVANYRNQWAPILGFANSFNTYNLSFDQKIPVGRYDYFGFGGTFWGDKAGSLDFSTIQFKLSGSYSKRMSGTRTSSNYLVFGAEAGLNQRGVKFHNAIWGNQITTNGPDPNIPGDPAIFDPSFLFADVSVGVLWFSVLDKHNNFYVGGALSHLNEPLQNNIEEGTPGYIPAPLYSKLTIHGGGVFRLNRRSAIIPGFVTFFQGPSFQLNLGTSFRFGSGQSRTNESSFQLGLWSRLANKYKDPASTGIHMDALILSARFDYQKYGFGLSYDINTSSLRNANAGNNSFELSFIYNICGPERRGIYCPNF
- a CDS encoding polymer-forming cytoskeletal protein — translated: MFGNKSSKEEAARTVTGSPTPQGALNSLVTGTVVEGSVQAESDIRVDGYLKGTLICKGKVIIGPKGTIEGEIKAQNAMIEGRFKGVLHIEDLLQVKETALVDGEINTDKLAVSPGAKFNVTAKMHSSPKTSPSNSVNPVIKPDTIKM
- a CDS encoding AtpZ/AtpI family protein, whose product is MSRYDLKGNKVLRYSGLATQIFISIALAAWLGKWLDHKMELTKPLWSAGLSMLMLIMQIVWLNYDLKKLDK
- a CDS encoding 30S ribosomal protein S20, whose protein sequence is MANHQSALKRIRQNIVRRIANRYFKKTTRTAIKKLRDMQSKAEASKFLPRVVSMVDKLAKNNTWHKNKAANIKSSLMGHVSHLK
- a CDS encoding TetR/AcrR family transcriptional regulator, with the protein product MTRQRIKDAAILLFNQNGFGGASMRDIAQKAGIEAASIYNHFASKQDLLHGICSETLKPLIQGLQESMAAQKNAAAQLEAYLKYFVSYQTENWSAMQATFTEGRHLEGNFDKAYKKQIKSLEDLLADVLRKGASAKKLNSFDTEMASQSILGALRWKHQTAAKGSKLMGDQAQHVVRLILDGLHKR
- a CDS encoding class I SAM-dependent methyltransferase, encoding MHSHTGFLTLESLAKAGRFNRWMYDSIHPWVQSPVLEIGSGIGNISSCLLEEHTDVSLSEFDQTYINTLQKRFQGHPGLKAIMELDLVHPDFDTWYHPLLGRYNSLVATNVLEHICQDEEAIVNALKLLKPGGHFVMLVPAIPALYNRLDSHLGHCRRYRMKEIVSKFRGQNGSIQSVSYFNKTGTLAWLVSGTLLNSKYIKPWQVNLFDKMVPFSKYLETILPLKFGLSILVVFRK
- a CDS encoding glycosyltransferase family 2 protein, which translates into the protein MYNQKKVVVVLPAYNAALTLQKTLAEIPMNLVDELILCDDASHDGTFELAKKLDIHHCIRHEKNLGYGGNQKTLYNKALELGADIIIMLHPDYQYTPKLIPSMINLIGDELYPVVLGSRILGKGALKGGMPYYKYIFNRMLTLFENWMVDYKLSEYHTGYRAFSRAVLENIQFNLNSDDFVFDNQMLSQIIYKKYAIAEISCPTKYFEEASSINFSRSVTYGLGVLKVSFQHFLQRKGIARFKMYS
- a CDS encoding DUF5606 domain-containing protein — its product is MVQIDHIVAVSGSGSLFKMIASKSNGLILEDLESGKSNFFSSRTHQFSPLESIGIYTLSDNIPLKEVYQRFLDAEHNTPLPEEKDADAQYKSYFELLIPEYDRYRVHAKDMKKCLKWYRQLKRFGMIEQGKTEPESNSIPETPQN
- a CDS encoding HlyC/CorC family transporter, coding for MEFAIIMGLILLNGIFSLSEMALVSSRRFKLEQAKKKGIPGAQAALALSDNPTRFLSTVQIGITLIGILLGVYSGENLTRDVAEFIAGIPVFQPYAYQISIGLIVILVTYLSIVFGELLPKRIGMAYPETLAVFFAKPMGIVASITAPFVWLLAASNDLILNLFGIKKTSDSKVSEEEIKSIIKESAQGGEIQDIEQNIVERVFELGDRKVNTLFTHRSDMVYFDSRDDWETVKSKINEEKHSAYPVCDDNDIDNIVGIVLLKDLFLPSSDKKFDLRDYLKEPLYFNENMYAYKILEFFKQKQMHYGIVVDEYGATMGIVTMDDVVDALVGDVTELDQEEYQIIARDEKSWLVDGQYSVIDFIKYFGLELEDNFLDQYTTVAGLIIHLSGTLPKVGDKFVIEPYEMEVIDKDGQRVDKILVTRK
- a CDS encoding acetate--CoA ligase family protein, with amino-acid sequence MIIKQLLEPRSIAVIGASENTVKPGGKVIANLINGHFKGKLYGVNKHPIHIAGVEHIQQVEQLPPVDLAIISIPANNCLHVVTQLLNKGTKAFIIFSAGFAESDSEGKALEAQIAKAVDEAGGTMIGPNCIGVINNYYKAVFTLPVPEFDPRGCELISSSGATAVFIMEAGMAAGLRFSNIYSIGNGGQTSAEDLLEHMDQNHQDDSPPIKLLYLESINNPFKFMKHAASLVRKGCKIAAIKSGYSEAGQRAASSHTGALATSDILIRALFKKSGVVYCSSRDELIYLGCIFQTKHLNGPNLAIITHAGGSAVMLTDTLTSGGLKVPRLANEDTQKLLSKLNPGSSVSNPIDFLATGTGEQLSAIIDYCENEKEVDGMIVVFGSPGLLTSVSDVYMRIHQKIEGCNKPIYPVLPSLINAKSEIEEFLSKHHVNFPDEVTLGKALPFAYFSPQPTFGMTHLVPMETATIRSLVSQLDNGYLDPLQTRELLMAAGIQMVETIVCYSLETLLAASEKMNYPMVLKAVGPVHKTESGGVLLNLQSKEQLAAGYEKLLSKREVIAVQLQEMIDGEELFCGAVRQGQFGHLVLCGLGGIFLEVINDVANGLAPLNDEEAHEMIHSLKAYKIIKGYRNRPGVNEHVFADVIKRVASLVHLAPEIAELDVNPLKGNGARLIAVDARIRIEK